In Syntrophorhabdaceae bacterium, the genomic window GCGCTGAGCTGGGCCTTCATCAATTTTACCCTTGGGGTCCTTGCCCAGCCGGTCATAAATACCGCGTCCTCCGCAAGGACCCTGGCGGAGGGCAGGAAGGGTATCGTGATCGGGAACCTCATCGCCATCCCCGTGGTCATTATGGCGGCCCTGTGCGGGATAATCGCGAAGTATCGCTTCCCGGAGATCAATTCCCTTGCCGCCCTTCCTGCGCTCATAGCCGTCGTGCCCCCTTACGTGGCCGTCTTTTTCCTTATCAGCATGTGGGCACCTCTCATGAGTTCGGGCTCGCCCTTCCTGATGGGTGCGACAACGCTTGCGGTTAAAGGCTATATAGCACCCCTCCTCAAGATGGAGAACGACAGGAGGATACTTCTGGCGTCGCGCATCACGACGCTGGCCATCGGGGGATTGTCCCTCGCCCTGGGCTTCTTCGTGAGGGAGATCCTGCGCGAGGTCACCTGGCTCGCAGTCTTCCTGAGCGCCATCGTTTATATCGTCTTTGCGGGGTGGTTCGCGAGGGGCGTCAAAAGCTCCTATGCCTTTGCGGCGCTTCTCGGTACGGTTGTGATCATGGCGCTTTCCTTCATTACGGGGTTGCAGAGGACGATCCATCCCCTGTGGCCGGTCACGGTCTATGTCGCCCTCGTGATGGGCGCGGGCCTTGTCGCGCGTAAAAAAGCTCCCGGTGATGCGTAAATGCTTGTACAGCCTTCGGGTATGTGGTAGAAATGACCATATACCTGCGAAAAGGAAAGAAAAGCAGAAACTTGCACGATGAGGAGGATCTATGAATCTGGTGGAACGGGCAAAAGGCATCATGTTCAAGCCCACGGAGACGTGGGAGACAGTTAAGACCGAACAGATAACCATAAAAGAACTCTTCACCTCCTATGCCGCCATTCTGGCAATCATTCCGGCCGCTGCCGGGTTCATAGGGATGTCCCTCATAGGCACCTCCATGCTCGGCATCCATTTTCGCATCCCCTTTATATCAGGTCTCATTCATGCCGTCATATCCTATGTTCTGACGTTGGTCGGTGTCTACGTCGTTGCATTCATAATCGATGCCCTTGCACCCTCTTTCAATTCCCGCAAGGACATCCTCTCGGCGGTGAAGGTGGCCGTCTTTTCCTTTACGCCGGCCTGGATAGCCGGGATCTTCATGATCCTGCCCATGCTCTCCCTGCTCACCTTGCTCGCTTCTCTTTACGGCCTGTACCTTCTCTACACGGGCCTGCCGGTCCTGATGGAGACGCCGCGGGAAAAGAGCCTCGGGTACTTTGTCGTTATTATCGTGGTCAGCATCGTTGTTTCCCTGGTTATGAACGTCCTCGCCCGCCTTGTGCTTCCCTCGGGTCCGCTGATGATGCCGTAGGCGATGCGAGGTTACCACTTTCCCGGGTTTCTTACTTCATAGAGTATCTCTGCTCATCGGATGAGCAGTCACAATGATGTGAAAACGACAATGGCGTTCTGAAAGGATTCGGAGCGCCATTTCCATTCTTATGGTTGCCAGACGAAGGCGTCCTGGACCTTTTTGCCGGTCCAAGACGCCTTCCTTATTTTTCCAGGAGGTGCAGGATGAAAAGCTTTCTTGCCTTACTCGTATTCTTCATATTCCTTGCTATGCCCGCGGGCATCGTTTGCGCGCAGGCCATTCCCGCTCAGGGAGCGCCACAGCCGTCCGCGGTGCAGCCGGCCCCCGGGGTGAACACCGGTGATACGGCATGGGTTATCATCGCGACCGCGCTCGTTATGCTCATGACGCCCGGCCTTGCGTTCTTTTACGGCGGGATGGTGGGAAAGAAGAATGTCCTGGGCATCCTCATGCAGTGTTTCACGATTCTCTGCCTTATCAGCGTTCAATGGGTCCTCTTCGGCTACAGCCTATCCTTTGGCCCCGGCAAAGGCTTCTGGGGAGGGTTCGAATGGATGGGTCTTGGAGGGGTGGGGCTTGCCCCGAATGCCGATTATGCGGCGACGATACCCCATCAGCTTTTCATGATGTTTCAGATGATGTTCGCGATCATTACCCCCGCGCTTATCGTCGGAGCCTTTGCCGGGAGGATGAAGTTCTCCGCATTCGTTATCTTTACCCTCCTCTGGGCGACATTCGTCTATGATCCGGTTTGCCACTGGGTCTGGGGGGTGGGGGGATGGCTCAGGGAACTGGGCGCCCTCGATTTTGCGGGAGGAACGGTTGTCCACATAAACGCGGGGATAGCGGCATTCATGACGGCGATATTCATAGGGAAGCGCAAGGGGACCAACGGCCACTCGATCCTTCCTCACAACCTTCCTTTTACCATCCTCGGTACGGCCCTGTTGTGGTTCGGGTGGTTCGGATTCAATGCGGGGAGTTCACTGGGGGCCAATGAGATCGCCGTCAGCGCCTTTGTCACTACCAACACGGCCGCCGCGGCAGCGGGGATGACCTGGGCGATCATTGACTGGATATTCAACAGGAAACCGACCATGCTCGGCATGGCGACGGGAGCGGTGGCCGGTCTCGTTGCCATAACCCCGGCGGCAGGTTATGTAAGCGCCGTATCGGCGATCATCATCGGTATCTTTGTGAGTATTTTCTGCTACTTCGCCGTTGCCTTCATCAAACCCAAATTTGGCTATGACGATGCGCTGGATGTCTTCGGCGTCCATTGTGTGGGAGGTATATGGGGAGCGCTTGCCACGGGGCTTTTCGCGTCGAAGGCGATAAACCCCGCGGGGGCCGACGGCCTCTTCTTCGGAAACCCCAAACAGTTCCTTATCCAGGTGATTGCCACGGCGGTAACCATTGTCTACAGTTTCGCCGCCAGTTTTATCATCTACAAGGTCATCGACCTTGTCATGAAGGTCCGGGTCCGGGAAAAGGACGAGATCGTAGGCCTCGACCTGACGCAGCACCACGAGAAGGCATACACGATCCTTGAGTAAGGAGGAAGAACCATGAAACTGATAGTAGCGATCATACAACCGGACAGGCTCGAATCGGTAAAGCAGAAGCTATACAAGGAGGACGTGAATCTCATCACCGTCAGCGAAGTTCTGGGCCACGGAAGGCAGATGGGTGTCACCGAGGTTTACCGCGGGGTGAAGGAGATGGGCAACCTCCTGAGAAAGATCCGTCTCGAGATAGCCGTGAACGAAGATTTCGTGGAAAGGACCATGACGGCCATCATCGGGGGCGCCCAGAGCGGCGAGAGCGGTGACGGTAAGATCTTTGTCCTCGACCTTGTCGAATGCGTCCGCATAAGGACGGAGGAGAGGGGAGAAGAGGCGATAGGATAGAAAGACTGTTTCAGGTTTCAGGAAAAGGACAAAAGCCTTTTCTCATATGGATGGTTGTGCTGTTTGCCTTTTTGCCTCTTGCCTGGAACCTGGAACGGTCTTTGTTGTTAACCCCAAATAGTTTGTTGTAAATTATTGGTGGTTGCATTATACTGTAGCCGTACATCGATGTACAAATCCCTCAACGACCTCCGAGGGGTTTTCAAAAGAACGAACAAAGCCGTTCAAAATCAGTCAACGTCTGGGACTTACGAGCCTTAACAAGCATTGCATGAGGTGCGTTATGGCATATTCAGACAGTTTGAGACACTTCCCGATCGTCAAAGTTGTTCCCCTGAGTGTTCTTGACGGGGAATCGGAGAGAGTGTCCGGTACTGCCCTGGGCGGAATCGTCTTCAGTGCCATTGAATCCCTTGAGGACATCAGGCTGCTCTGGGAGGCCGATCATGGTGACGGCGACCTCAAAAACGGTTTTGAAAAGCTGCGCTATCAACTCGAGTACCTCAGGCGGTACTTCACCGGCGACTGAGGCGGAAGGAGATCCCCTTTGTAAGATTTCCTGCCGCGAGGCGCGGGAGAGAGGAGGTAAGAGGACATGGAAAAAAGACTCCTGATAATAAAACACGCTGAGCATGAAGGTCCTGGGTGCATAGCGGACCTTTTTTCCGAGGACAGGTGGAGCGTGGAGATCCTTGAACTGTCGGGAACCGGCACCCCGCTCCCCAACAACCTTGATGACATCGGTGGGATAGTCATCCTGGGCGGACCGATGAACGTTTACCAGGAGGACGCCTATCCTTTTTTGAGGGATGAAGAATCTCTCGTCAGGCGGGCCCTTATCGATGAGGTGCCTCTTCTCGGGATATGTCTTGGCGCGCAGCTCATTGCGAAGACCTGCGGCGCCGCGATAACGAAGTCACCGAAAAAAGAGATCGGGTGGTTCACCGTGATGAAGACACCCGAAGGTATGAAGGACAACCTCTTCAGGGGTAACCGCCAGCATATGACCGTTTTCCAGTGGCACGAGGACACCTTCGACCTTCCCGGCGACGGTGTCCTTCTCGCAAAGGGCCGGATTTGCACCAATCAGGCCTTCAGGGTGGGGCATAACGCCTACGGCCTTCAGTTTCATATCGAGGCGACTTCAGAGATGGTGGAAACGTGGATGAGAAATGAGAACGAAATCGATGTGAAGAAGATCCTCCGCGATGGCAGGAAGATCATGGAAGGCTTTGCCGATCAGGGGAAGAGGGTCGTCAACAATTTCAAGAGGATCGTTGAGTCTTCCCTGCGATACCGCAGGGTCATAGCCCGGTTTGTAGATGAAAACAGGTGGCCGGAACAACGACAGATAAACTGGTGGGAGGCGGTCTGAAGGAAGACCGCAAAGGAGATTGCCAGGTGTCGCCTGGCAGGTCAAGGTGTGAACGTTGAAAGATCAGATTCCTCAAATATATCTCTTTCACTGTGCAACGGGCTACGATCAGAAAGAATTGATGCGCAGCTGCTCGCGGCAGGATGATGAAATAAGAATGGTTTCGTTGCCCTGTTCCGGAAAGCTGGACATTCTGTATCTGACCAAGGCGTTCGATACGGGCGCCGATGGTGCTGTCATTATGATATGCAGCGAAGGTGAATGCCGTTACATGGAAGGCAACATGCGGGCCAGAAAACGGGTGGAGGCCGTCGACGAATTGCTGCGGGAGGCCGGACTCGGAAAGGGCCGGACGAGAGTGATTCAGATGGACGACGAGGGCATAGCGGGAGCTATCCATAAACTGGAAGATTTTCGACTTCAGATAAGGACGATGGTCCGGAACGCCGCGGCCGGCGGAGTCGACAGTTCTTCGTCAGTCTAACAGCAAGGAGCACAGGGTATGAAACCTGATAGTAAACTAGCAGCTAAGATCAGCGGCAAAGAGTTCATCTTCACCGCCGAGTATTTGCCGGTCGCCGCTACCGTGTTGGGGATGGACCCCAAAGTCTTTGGCGGCGGCGTGACGGCAGTAAATGCGGCCGACAATCACCACGGTGTATCCATGTCCAGCCTTGCGGCATCCCTGGCCTTACGCGAGGCGGGCATCGAACCGGTATTGCAGATAATAACGAGAGACCGCAACCGCATTGCACTTCAATCGGATCTCCTCGGAGCCGCTTATCTCGGCATCAGGAATGTGCTGTGCCTGTCCGGTTTTCACCAGACCCTTATGGGGAGTGGTGAATCAGCCAACGTCTTCGATGTCGATTCCATTCAGCTGATCAATATCGTCGCGAAGATGAATGGCGGCCAGCTGCTGGACGGCACGAGGATACAGGGGGGCTTCGCCATGCTGATAGGCGCTGCCGCCAACCCGGACCTGAAGCCCCTCGAGTTGAACCTTTTGAGATTGGACAAGAAAATATCCGCAGGCGCAGATTTTATTCAAACGCAGGCGGTATTTGCCGCCGACGCCTTCAAGGTTTGGCTGGGAGCGGTGCGTGATGCGGGGCTGACCGACAGGGCTGCGATCCTTGCGGGTGTCCTGCCTTTGAGGAGCGCGGCCCAGGCTGCACAGTTGGCCGTCGCTCATACCGATTTCGTTATTCCCGAAACCGTCATTGATCGGCTGACCGCTGCCGGTGATGCCGGGGCACAGGAAAAAGAGGGTGTCAGGATCGCCGTTGAGATCATAAACGAACTCAAAGGTCTTCCGGGACTGAAGGGTGTGCATATTCTTTCCGGCGGCAACGAGTCGAGGACAGGCGAAGTACTGGCGGCTGTATCCAGGTGATAGAGGCGAAATGAAATGCCGAAGAAATATCATATAGACACGAAAAAGATCCCACCGAGATTGCCGAAAACAGGCAAGTTCGGGATTGTCGACTGGCGTGAAGACTGTGCGCGATGCCACAACTGTGTGAAAAAGGCGTGCGTCTACGACCGCTACCGGCAGGAAATGCAATACATCAAGGACCTGGAGGAGTTTAGCGCCATGTTCTTTGAATGTATGGGCTGCTTTTCCTGCGTGCAGAAGTGTACGAAAGGACTGCTGGCCTTGACCGTTAATCCCGAATACGAACGTATGGGCAATGGATACTATACGCCCGATATCATTCTGACGACATGGAACCAGGCGGAAACCGCGGGTATTCCGGTTTCCGGCGCCGGCTACCGGGGCAAGTTCACGGGTGCCGGTTTCGATTCCATGTGGACCGACATGTCGGAGATCGTCCGCCCTACCCGGGATGGGATTCACGGACGGGAATACATCAGCACCTCCGTTGACATCGGGAGAAAGCCGAGACTGCTTTCATTTGAAAACGGCAGGCTGACTACCGCGTTACCACCGCTGGTTGACCTGCCGGTCCCGATAATAATCGACATGTTTCCCGAGGAATACCGGTTTCCCAATCTTATGCCGATGTTGCTGGCTGTTGCCGTAAGAACGGGCACAATGGTGATCGTCGACTGGGAAAGGCACGGTCTTCCGGGAACTGATGAAGAAAAACACCTGTCGAACATAATCTTCCACATCGGTAAGGAGGCCCCTCTGCCGCCGCCGGAGACCCTCAAGAAGGTACGTCTTATCGAAATCGCCGACAGCGAGGAAGTCGAACAGCGGATAGAAGAGATCAAGGCCGTTAACCCGGGTCTGGTTGTCGCGGTGAGGGTTGAGCTGGACGCCCGCGGCGAAAACAGGTCCATTGAGCTCGCTCATAACCCCGTCATAGAGGTGATACACATCGTGTCCGATATCAACGGAAATCAGACAGGGGTGGAAAAACCCAGATTTATAAAGGACATGACACGGTACATCCATACGTCGCTCGTAAAGGACGGTATCCGAGATGAAGTGACCATCGTCGCCAGTGGCGGGATCGCTCTGGCGGAACATATGGCGAAAGAGATCATTTGTGGTGCCGATGCGGTAACCATCGATATGCCGTTGTTGATCGGTCTTGAGTGCCGCTTTTGCGACAGTTGCCGCGATGGTTTCGACTGTCCGGCGAAGATCGAAAGTATCGACGCTAAATATGGAGTTGGCCGTATGACGAATCTGATCGCGGTCTGGCATGACCAGTTGATCGAGGTTATGGGAGCAATGGGGATGAGGGAAGCCCGCCGTCTGCGCGGCGAGACCGGCCGCGCATTGTTCTTTGAATCCATCGAGGAGGAGACCTTTGGAAGGCTCTTTGGCAAGAGAATCAGCGCTTAAGGAAGTCCTGCCTGAAAACACCACGAAGACGTTGGTGCCGCAGGTTGAGGTAGAACGTGTAACAAGGCCGGCCCCCCCGCGCTATCGTAATGAGATAGCCAAATATATCATTCGCCGGAGCAATGATTGCACGCTCTGCGGCAAATGTGCCGAGGTGTGCCCTCATGGCGTGCACGTGCTGAAGCCGGGTTACAAATTGTTTTCCGCCCCCCATCTCAATGTTTGCGCAGGTCCTTCCTGCCAGAGGACGGACCATTACTGTATCGATCTGTGCCCGAACAAGGCGCTGCAAATGGTCGAGAATCCGATGTTGAAGGCGATGGGGGACTATCGCTGGACGCCG contains:
- a CDS encoding methylenetetrahydrofolate reductase yields the protein MKPDSKLAAKISGKEFIFTAEYLPVAATVLGMDPKVFGGGVTAVNAADNHHGVSMSSLAASLALREAGIEPVLQIITRDRNRIALQSDLLGAAYLGIRNVLCLSGFHQTLMGSGESANVFDVDSIQLINIVAKMNGGQLLDGTRIQGGFAMLIGAAANPDLKPLELNLLRLDKKISAGADFIQTQAVFAADAFKVWLGAVRDAGLTDRAAILAGVLPLRSAAQAAQLAVAHTDFVIPETVIDRLTAAGDAGAQEKEGVRIAVEIINELKGLPGLKGVHILSGGNESRTGEVLAAVSR
- a CDS encoding ammonium transporter; translation: MKSFLALLVFFIFLAMPAGIVCAQAIPAQGAPQPSAVQPAPGVNTGDTAWVIIATALVMLMTPGLAFFYGGMVGKKNVLGILMQCFTILCLISVQWVLFGYSLSFGPGKGFWGGFEWMGLGGVGLAPNADYAATIPHQLFMMFQMMFAIITPALIVGAFAGRMKFSAFVIFTLLWATFVYDPVCHWVWGVGGWLRELGALDFAGGTVVHINAGIAAFMTAIFIGKRKGTNGHSILPHNLPFTILGTALLWFGWFGFNAGSSLGANEIAVSAFVTTNTAAAAAGMTWAIIDWIFNRKPTMLGMATGAVAGLVAITPAAGYVSAVSAIIIGIFVSIFCYFAVAFIKPKFGYDDALDVFGVHCVGGIWGALATGLFASKAINPAGADGLFFGNPKQFLIQVIATAVTIVYSFAASFIIYKVIDLVMKVRVREKDEIVGLDLTQHHEKAYTILE
- a CDS encoding P-II family nitrogen regulator; the encoded protein is MKLIVAIIQPDRLESVKQKLYKEDVNLITVSEVLGHGRQMGVTEVYRGVKEMGNLLRKIRLEIAVNEDFVERTMTAIIGGAQSGESGDGKIFVLDLVECVRIRTEERGEEAIG
- a CDS encoding type 1 glutamine amidotransferase; this encodes MEKRLLIIKHAEHEGPGCIADLFSEDRWSVEILELSGTGTPLPNNLDDIGGIVILGGPMNVYQEDAYPFLRDEESLVRRALIDEVPLLGICLGAQLIAKTCGAAITKSPKKEIGWFTVMKTPEGMKDNLFRGNRQHMTVFQWHEDTFDLPGDGVLLAKGRICTNQAFRVGHNAYGLQFHIEATSEMVETWMRNENEIDVKKILRDGRKIMEGFADQGKRVVNNFKRIVESSLRYRRVIARFVDENRWPEQRQINWWEAV
- a CDS encoding hydrogenase iron-sulfur subunit, whose product is MKDQIPQIYLFHCATGYDQKELMRSCSRQDDEIRMVSLPCSGKLDILYLTKAFDTGADGAVIMICSEGECRYMEGNMRARKRVEAVDELLREAGLGKGRTRVIQMDDEGIAGAIHKLEDFRLQIRTMVRNAAAGGVDSSSSV
- a CDS encoding Yip1 family protein, whose translation is MNLVERAKGIMFKPTETWETVKTEQITIKELFTSYAAILAIIPAAAGFIGMSLIGTSMLGIHFRIPFISGLIHAVISYVLTLVGVYVVAFIIDALAPSFNSRKDILSAVKVAVFSFTPAWIAGIFMILPMLSLLTLLASLYGLYLLYTGLPVLMETPREKSLGYFVVIIVVSIVVSLVMNVLARLVLPSGPLMMP
- a CDS encoding glutamate synthase-related protein; this encodes MPKKYHIDTKKIPPRLPKTGKFGIVDWREDCARCHNCVKKACVYDRYRQEMQYIKDLEEFSAMFFECMGCFSCVQKCTKGLLALTVNPEYERMGNGYYTPDIILTTWNQAETAGIPVSGAGYRGKFTGAGFDSMWTDMSEIVRPTRDGIHGREYISTSVDIGRKPRLLSFENGRLTTALPPLVDLPVPIIIDMFPEEYRFPNLMPMLLAVAVRTGTMVIVDWERHGLPGTDEEKHLSNIIFHIGKEAPLPPPETLKKVRLIEIADSEEVEQRIEEIKAVNPGLVVAVRVELDARGENRSIELAHNPVIEVIHIVSDINGNQTGVEKPRFIKDMTRYIHTSLVKDGIRDEVTIVASGGIALAEHMAKEIICGADAVTIDMPLLIGLECRFCDSCRDGFDCPAKIESIDAKYGVGRMTNLIAVWHDQLIEVMGAMGMREARRLRGETGRALFFESIEEETFGRLFGKRISA
- a CDS encoding sodium:solute symporter family protein, with product MNGLYLFAIAAYIGILWFTGIYVTRKSRSADAYLVASRGLSVPFIAVLIAGTWIGGVSIVGMAQGSFIHGLSALWFQAGIWIAMFVTAMLLPRVLSGKKTYSILDVVGGLYDRKTTRLAGVLQLIFSIWIVTMQIVGGGAILSVLTKGAISYNQGMVLTTVVFTLYNVMGGFVATAYTNLIHICAIVFGIFLGGFYVIFSTGGLQAMAQEGGHYYTPFGDLGVSQALSWAFINFTLGVLAQPVINTASSARTLAEGRKGIVIGNLIAIPVVIMAALCGIIAKYRFPEINSLAALPALIAVVPPYVAVFFLISMWAPLMSSGSPFLMGATTLAVKGYIAPLLKMENDRRILLASRITTLAIGGLSLALGFFVREILREVTWLAVFLSAIVYIVFAGWFARGVKSSYAFAALLGTVVIMALSFITGLQRTIHPLWPVTVYVALVMGAGLVARKKAPGDA